The following coding sequences are from one Polynucleobacter sp. JS-JIR-II-50 window:
- the pstA gene encoding phosphate ABC transporter permease PstA, which translates to MNSTSNINPEVFARRKRANKIGLTLSMGAMALGMIFLLWILSVLVIKGFSSINLDLFTHSTPAPGSDGGGLANAIVGSLMLIGCCTLISTPVGVLAGLYLSEYGDRSKVAAVTRFVTDIMLSAPSIVIGLFVYAFVVAQVRHFSGWAGTIALALIAVPVVVRTTENMLRLVPGSLREAAYALGTPKWKVAFMITLRAAQSGVMTGILLALARVSGETAPLLFTALNNQFFSTNMNAPMANLPVVIFQFAMSPYDNWVDLAWGGALLITFAVLGLNILARVVFREKVQG; encoded by the coding sequence ATGAATAGCACTAGCAACATTAATCCAGAGGTGTTTGCTCGTCGCAAACGTGCGAACAAGATTGGCTTAACTTTATCCATGGGTGCTATGGCACTCGGAATGATTTTTTTATTGTGGATCCTCAGCGTATTGGTAATCAAGGGGTTCTCTTCGATTAATTTAGATCTCTTTACCCATAGCACTCCGGCACCTGGATCTGATGGCGGCGGCCTTGCCAATGCGATTGTTGGTAGCTTGATGTTGATTGGCTGTTGCACCTTAATTAGTACACCGGTTGGAGTTCTTGCTGGTCTTTATCTTTCTGAGTATGGGGATCGTAGCAAGGTGGCCGCAGTAACCCGTTTCGTCACTGACATTATGTTGTCGGCACCTTCGATTGTGATCGGCTTGTTTGTGTATGCCTTTGTGGTGGCTCAAGTGCGTCACTTTTCTGGCTGGGCAGGTACGATCGCTTTGGCATTAATTGCAGTACCGGTAGTTGTTAGAACAACGGAAAACATGCTGCGCTTGGTTCCAGGAAGTTTGCGTGAGGCAGCCTATGCACTTGGCACTCCAAAATGGAAAGTCGCTTTCATGATCACATTGCGTGCTGCTCAGAGTGGCGTCATGACCGGTATCTTGCTGGCACTTGCTCGTGTCAGCGGTGAAACAGCGCCTTTGTTGTTCACCGCATTAAACAATCAATTCTTTTCAACGAATATGAATGCGCCAATGGCGAATTTGCCAGTGGTTATTTTCCAATTTGCTATGAGCCCATATGACAACTGGGTTGATCTTGCATGGGGCGGTGCTTTATTGATTACCTTTGCTGTGCTTGGACTAAATATCCTTGCTCGTGTGGTATTCCGAGAGAAGGTGCAGGGATGA
- the phoU gene encoding phosphate signaling complex protein PhoU, translating into MPDKHLSSQFDADLNSLSSRLLEMGGLVESQIATAMRAFTQMDLDTCNVVIENEKLVNDLEIQIDLACTELIARRQPTARDLRLVMAVSKAITNLERAGDEAERVAKRTKRLIESGLPHNINVAEIRLSGQMAISLLRRSLDAFARLDTIAAADVVQEDRQIDEEFRGFVRKLITYMSEDPHMISTGLDMLTIAKAIERIGDHAKNIAEFVIYIAKGSDVRHIPHEDLVREANRQ; encoded by the coding sequence ATGCCAGATAAACACCTATCATCACAATTTGATGCCGATCTCAATTCTCTTTCAAGCCGCTTGCTTGAAATGGGTGGCTTAGTCGAATCCCAAATCGCAACAGCGATGCGTGCTTTTACGCAAATGGATCTCGATACCTGCAATGTAGTGATCGAAAATGAAAAGTTAGTCAATGACTTGGAGATTCAGATCGACTTGGCTTGTACTGAGCTGATTGCACGCAGACAGCCAACTGCTCGAGACTTGCGTTTGGTAATGGCGGTATCTAAAGCCATTACCAATCTAGAGCGTGCTGGTGACGAGGCTGAGCGTGTAGCTAAGCGTACTAAGCGCTTAATTGAATCCGGCTTGCCGCACAACATTAACGTTGCGGAGATTCGTCTTTCAGGTCAAATGGCAATTTCCTTATTGCGTCGTAGCCTGGATGCTTTTGCTCGTCTAGATACTATTGCAGCCGCTGATGTGGTCCAGGAAGACCGTCAGATTGACGAAGAGTTCAGAGGCTTTGTTCGTAAGCTCATCACCTATATGTCTGAAGATCCACATATGATCAGTACAGGCTTGGATATGCTGACGATTGCGAAGGCAATTGAGCGTATCGGTGATCACGCCAAAAATATTGCAGAGTTCGTCATCTACATTGCTAAGGGGTCTGATGTACGTCACATCCCGCATGAAGATTTAGTCCGCGAAGCCAACAGACAATAA
- a CDS encoding GDCCVxC domain-containing (seleno)protein → MNKTNYLQSIVTCPHCQASELINSEEGAQHLYRCRSCSAILKPKSGDCCILCSFGNRDCSSSEQNLAA, encoded by the coding sequence GTGAATAAGACCAACTATCTCCAATCTATCGTTACCTGCCCCCATTGCCAGGCTTCCGAGCTTATTAATTCCGAAGAAGGTGCTCAGCACTTGTATCGCTGCCGCTCATGTAGCGCTATCTTGAAGCCAAAATCTGGCGATTGCTGCATTTTATGTAGCTTCGGTAATCGCGATTGTTCTAGCTCAGAGCAAAACTTAGCAGCCTAA
- the pstB gene encoding phosphate ABC transporter ATP-binding protein PstB — translation MFDLNQIDSQGGRVDTLNQEPQNAAVNAIEVRNLNFYYGAFQGLKKINLDIEQGKVTAFIGPSGCGKSTLLRTLNRMYDLYPGQRAEGEINFYGQNILEPGQDLNLLRSRIGMVFQKPTPFPMSIYENIAFGVRLYEKLSRSEMDERVEWALNKAALWNEVKDKLNQSGLSLSGGQQQRLCIARGVAVKPSVILLDEPTSALDPISTGKVEELIHELKNDYTIAIVTHNMQQAARVSDYTAYMYLGSLIEYGKTDEIFIKPKRKETEDYITGRFG, via the coding sequence ATGTTTGACTTGAATCAGATAGATAGTCAAGGGGGTAGAGTGGATACATTAAATCAAGAACCGCAAAATGCGGCAGTAAATGCCATTGAAGTGCGTAATCTTAATTTTTACTATGGCGCGTTTCAAGGCTTGAAAAAAATTAACCTGGATATCGAGCAAGGTAAGGTAACTGCTTTTATTGGCCCATCAGGTTGTGGTAAATCGACTTTACTCAGAACTCTCAACCGAATGTATGACCTCTATCCAGGTCAACGTGCCGAAGGCGAAATTAACTTCTACGGCCAGAATATTCTCGAGCCAGGCCAAGATCTAAATCTACTGCGCTCCCGAATTGGTATGGTTTTTCAGAAACCAACCCCATTCCCGATGTCCATTTATGAAAACATTGCTTTTGGTGTGCGTCTCTATGAAAAGCTCTCCCGCTCTGAAATGGATGAGCGCGTAGAGTGGGCCCTGAACAAAGCAGCCTTGTGGAATGAAGTGAAAGATAAGTTAAACCAGAGTGGCTTATCCCTTTCTGGCGGTCAACAGCAGCGATTGTGTATTGCGCGTGGCGTGGCAGTGAAGCCTTCAGTCATCTTGCTGGATGAACCAACATCAGCCTTGGACCCTATTTCTACCGGCAAAGTAGAAGAGTTGATCCATGAGCTCAAGAATGACTACACGATTGCCATTGTGACCCATAATATGCAACAAGCAGCCCGTGTATCAGACTACACAGCTTACATGTATTTAGGTAGCCTGATTGAGTACGGCAAAACGGACGAGATATTTATTAAGCCTAAGCGTAAAGAGACCGAAGACTACATTACCGGTCGCTTCGGTTAA
- a CDS encoding MgtC/SapB family protein, translated as MTEWEMYGAIALRLGLALLVGTILGLNRWLHHKSAGIRTHSLVAIGSATAVLLISDFVQDDAQSVSRVLQGLITGLGFLGAGVIIREQRLQKIHGLTTAASIWSCALIGAAFGAGQFALGGLSLAAILLTLVIGGPLEKLVSRVRGVKRGSEVSRESD; from the coding sequence ATGACTGAATGGGAAATGTATGGGGCTATTGCCCTAAGACTGGGTCTAGCTTTGCTTGTGGGTACCATTCTGGGTCTAAACCGCTGGCTTCACCACAAATCAGCAGGCATTCGCACGCATTCGTTAGTAGCCATTGGTTCGGCAACCGCTGTTTTACTCATTAGCGACTTTGTTCAAGATGATGCGCAATCTGTCAGCCGTGTTTTACAAGGTCTGATAACCGGCCTTGGATTTTTAGGGGCCGGCGTCATTATTCGCGAGCAGAGATTACAAAAAATTCACGGGCTCACTACTGCGGCAAGCATATGGTCCTGCGCATTAATTGGCGCCGCTTTTGGGGCGGGTCAATTTGCTTTAGGCGGACTTAGTCTGGCTGCTATTTTACTAACGCTGGTAATAGGCGGCCCTCTCGAGAAACTTGTCTCTAGGGTGAGAGGCGTCAAACGAGGCTCTGAAGTATCTAGGGAGTCGGATTAA
- the phoR gene encoding phosphate regulon sensor histidine kinase PhoR: MLSVLTRFFVIICVAFVLAFTTLSLWGAQWAIAVGISVLSIPLVYAYINLARLRKYTLADSVESMPLPSGFWEEVFFRLQRLVRNLKQHIRSIEQQHEHFIEAFQASPNGIVMLDESDQIEWCNGIAERFFGLIFKRDVMQRINFLIRRPEFIQYLNKRNFDEPLLMERMGPDGSLSLMLQAFPFGQKRNLLLIQDVTDLQKADAMRRDFVANVSHEMRTPITVLMGFLETVQSLELKKDQQDQYFEMMMSQAQRMKSLVEDLLTLANLESNALPATNTVVKVETLMALLKNDAEALSQGKHTFNFDVHSKQNLLGDEREILSAFSNLVSNAIRYTPDIGSIGVVWNVNEQGQGEFSVADTGPGIASEHLSRLTERFYRVDRSRSRDTGGTGLGLAIVKHIANRHQAQLIIESTPGRGSKFMLRFPKERVTS; encoded by the coding sequence ATGCTATCTGTACTCACCCGTTTCTTTGTCATTATTTGCGTCGCATTTGTATTGGCGTTCACAACATTGTCTTTATGGGGTGCGCAGTGGGCTATCGCAGTGGGAATATCTGTACTCTCCATTCCGCTGGTCTACGCTTACATTAACTTAGCCCGCCTGAGAAAATATACCCTTGCTGATTCTGTTGAAAGCATGCCCTTACCCAGTGGCTTTTGGGAAGAGGTATTTTTTAGGCTTCAGCGTCTAGTCAGAAACCTAAAGCAACATATCCGAAGTATTGAGCAGCAACACGAGCACTTTATTGAGGCATTCCAGGCATCCCCAAATGGAATTGTCATGCTCGATGAGAGCGACCAGATTGAATGGTGTAACGGTATTGCTGAGAGATTCTTTGGACTCATCTTTAAACGCGATGTCATGCAGCGTATTAATTTTTTGATACGACGCCCAGAATTCATACAGTATTTAAATAAGCGTAATTTTGATGAGCCTTTGCTAATGGAGCGCATGGGGCCCGATGGTAGCTTGAGTTTGATGTTGCAAGCTTTCCCCTTTGGTCAAAAGCGCAACCTTCTTTTGATTCAAGATGTAACTGATTTGCAAAAAGCCGATGCGATGCGGCGTGATTTCGTAGCCAATGTTTCTCACGAAATGCGCACACCGATTACTGTGCTGATGGGCTTCTTGGAGACTGTCCAGTCCCTAGAGCTTAAGAAGGATCAGCAGGATCAATACTTTGAAATGATGATGTCGCAGGCACAGAGGATGAAGAGTTTGGTTGAGGACTTATTGACCTTGGCAAACCTCGAGTCAAATGCATTGCCAGCCACAAATACGGTAGTCAAAGTCGAGACTTTAATGGCGCTGCTGAAGAATGATGCTGAAGCGCTTTCTCAAGGCAAGCACACCTTTAATTTTGATGTGCACTCAAAACAGAATTTATTGGGAGATGAAAGAGAAATTCTTTCTGCATTCAGTAATTTGGTATCCAATGCCATCCGCTACACACCAGATATTGGGTCTATCGGCGTTGTGTGGAATGTTAACGAGCAAGGGCAGGGTGAGTTCTCCGTTGCTGATACGGGCCCAGGCATTGCATCTGAGCACCTGTCAAGGTTAACTGAGCGCTTCTATCGTGTAGATCGAAGTCGGTCAAGAGATACGGGTGGAACAGGTTTGGGATTAGCTATCGTGAAGCATATTGCCAATCGGCACCAGGCTCAGCTGATAATAGAAAGCACTCCGGGAAGAGGTAGTAAGTTTATGCTCCGATTCCCTAAAGAGCGCGTTACTTCTTAA
- the phoB gene encoding phosphate regulon transcriptional regulator PhoB, with product MTHRILIVEDEPSIAELIAINLSHAGYEVEKAMQTDLALTMMKDQLPNLIILDWMLPGKSGVQFAKELRSNERTKALPILMLTAKSEESDKVLGLDSGADDYVTKPFSPKELVARVRAILRRQMPIEDTGPLTVGLLKLDPSSHRVLTIWPNQEPKSIALGPTEFRLLQYFMANPERVHSRGSLLDKVWGSEVYIEERTVDVHIKRLRAALAPFDCDRYIETVRGSGYRITKTPTET from the coding sequence ATGACTCACCGCATACTCATAGTAGAGGATGAGCCATCAATTGCAGAATTGATTGCGATTAACCTGTCACATGCAGGCTATGAAGTTGAAAAGGCCATGCAAACCGATCTCGCATTGACGATGATGAAGGATCAGCTACCTAATCTGATCATTCTGGATTGGATGTTGCCTGGCAAATCTGGCGTCCAGTTTGCAAAAGAGCTGCGCTCTAATGAACGCACTAAGGCATTGCCGATTTTGATGCTGACCGCCAAAAGTGAAGAGTCTGATAAGGTTCTTGGCTTGGACTCGGGCGCCGATGATTATGTTACTAAGCCATTTTCTCCAAAAGAATTAGTGGCTAGGGTGAGGGCAATCCTACGGAGGCAGATGCCGATCGAGGATACCGGTCCACTGACTGTTGGTCTATTAAAGCTGGATCCAAGCTCTCATCGTGTACTGACTATCTGGCCGAATCAGGAGCCTAAATCCATCGCTCTTGGGCCAACAGAGTTTCGATTGCTTCAGTATTTCATGGCCAATCCTGAGCGTGTTCACTCTCGGGGCAGCTTGCTAGATAAGGTGTGGGGTAGCGAGGTTTATATCGAAGAAAGAACGGTTGACGTTCATATTAAGCGCTTAAGAGCAGCTCTCGCTCCGTTTGACTGTGACCGCTATATTGAGACAGTGCGTGGTAGCGGCTACCGCATAACCAAGACTCCAACCGAAACTTAA